The Aneurinibacillus uraniidurans genome segment CAGCTGCGCGTATTGAATGATCCTGCTTGGCCAAAGGCAGTCGATAAGGGTGTCTATATGGATCAGCTTCAGGAAATTCGCCGCAATGGTTATGCAACCAGTTCGGAGGAGCGGGAAGAGGGGGCAGCAGCTGTATCGGTCCCGCTGTTTAATGTGCGCGGTGAAATGGTGGCAGCCCTATCGGTATCCGGGCCGTCCAATCGGCTTACATCAGAGAAGATGGCACAAAATGCTCCGCTTGTCATGGAAGCGGCCCGTCGAATGGGAAACATGTTACAATAGAAAAAAAGCAGAAAGAGAGATGGAGATGGCATCATGTGGCTTGCAGCAGCGATGATCACCGCACTGTGCTTTGGAGCGAATAACACGATTTTTAAGTGGAGTACATCGCGGCGGTTATCGAAAGTAAACATCCAGTTTTTCTTCTATTTTGTCGCATTTTTACTGACATTGGCGTACGGTTTGCAAGAAGGGGAGTTTCATACGAACTGGCTTTCCATTATATTTGGAACGCTGGTGGGCATTCTGAATGCCAACGGAAATATTCAAATGGCACGTGCTTTTGAGAAGGGACCGGCCAGCCTGACATCGCCAATTATTGCAGCCAATGCGATTTTGCCGGTTCTGGCAGCAGGACTGATCTTTAATGAACAGATCCCTTTTCTGCACTGGCTCGGGGTTTTTTGTATGATGGGTTCTGTGATCGTCATTCAGTACACGCCGGGAAGCAAAGGCGGTACACAGTACGGTCCATGGATTGCCCGTGTGTTGCTGGCATTCGTATCGTTTGGTGTACTCGGAATCATAATGAAAGGTTCCTCCTCACTGCATATTCATTCGCTGGACATGCTTGTGTCGATGTACGGAGGTGGAAGTGTATTTTTGCTTTTCTGGCTTGGGCGTGAACGAATTCAGCGCAAAGAGGTGCAAATCGGAGCAGTTGTTGGGATTCTAAGTGTAATCGGTTATAGCTGTTATTTTTATGCCTTGCAAACCGGAACAGCAAGCATTGTGTTCCCTGTAGTAAGTTTAAACTGCCTGATCGTCATTTTAACAGGCTGTTATTTGTTTAAAGAACGACTTAAGTTGTATCAAGTATGTGGCATATGTACTGCTTTGTTAGGTCTTGTTTTAACGAAAATATAGGAAAAAAGGGTTGCTCTTTATAAAAAAAGGGCGACTCTTTTTTTACAAGGGATATCAATTTTGTGTTACAATTTGGGAGAAGAAGGGTAGAGGAAGAAATGAAAAGGTGGTTTGGGACGTGAAAAAACTGCACATCAGCTCGGTTAAGCCGGGGGATAAGCTTGCAAAAACGATTTATTCTGAAACCGGACATGTACTGCTTGGTGCTGGTCTGGAATTAACTGACCGTTATATTAACCGCCTTGAGCAAATGGGAATTGATACGGTATACATAGAAGATAAACATACAACCGATATCATTCCAGAAGATATTATTAGTGATACGACACGTCGTCAGGCTATTCAGACCGTTCATAAAACGATGACTAATCTGCTTGATCAACCGCAGGTGAAAGGTCGGATGAGTGTGCCGGATATGGGGCAAACCTTTCGGGACGTATTCGGGAGCATTATGGGGGATTTAAGTGGCCGCAAGGATGTTCTCGTCAATTTGGCGAACCTTCATGCGTTGGACGGTTATTTATTCCATCATTCTGTTAACGTAGCGGTTCTTGCTGGGATTATTGGTCTGGCCAAGGGATATAACCAGAATCAGATGCTGGATCTTGGGGTAGGGGCCCTCCTGTTCGATATTGGAATGACACAGCTTCCAAAAGAGTTGTGGAACAAGCGAGGGGCACTAACGGATGAAGAGCGTTCTAGAATTGAAAATCACACAGAAGATGGATTTAATATTTTACGCTATCAGTACGATGTATCCCTGCTGTCCGCCCACTGTGCACTGCAGCACCATGAACGCTATAACGGATCAGGGTATCCGCGCCAGCTTCGAGAACAACAAATTCATGAATACGCACAAATTGTTGGGCTTGCCGATGTGTATGACGCACTCACATCACACCGTTCCTATCGCCAGCACTACACACCGAATGAGGCGACTGAATATTTGTTTGCCGCAGGAAATTCGTTGTTTGATATCGAGCTGGTGAAGTTATTTGTTAAGCATATTGCCGTTTATCCAATTGCATCGGTTGTTGTATTGAATACAGGGCAGGTTGGGGTTGTCGCTAGAGTAGACCCACGTTCTGTTCATCGCCCTATTATTCGGATTACGAAGGAGCGGGATGGCAGCGAAGTGGCATCGCCATACGAGATTGATCTGCGCAATGAGACAAATCTTGTCATCACCCGTACATTATAATTTGGTGGTTGACTGTTTTTTGATAATGATTAATAATGAGAAAAATAAAAAGAAAAGCTTCTTATCAAGAGAAGGCTGAGGGACTGGCCCAATGACGCCCGGCAACCGGTATGGATATACACGGTGCCAAATCCAGCAGGAATGTAATTCCTGGGAGATAAGGAATGCGATTGCCTTGTATGTATAGAGACAAAAAGCCTTCCTTTGCCGAGGAGGCTTTTTTTATTTGCCAAAAAAGGGGATGAGACAGATGAAAGAAACAACCACGCCAGGTAAGCTGGCATTAGAAGCAAGACTCGCTGAGAAAATTCTAGTTATTGATGGAGCGATGGGAACGATGCTCCAGCAGGCAAATCTCGGCCCGGATGATTTCGGAGGCGAGGCGTATGATGGATGTAATGAACTGCTGAACGTAACGCGACCGGATGTAATCCGTTCCATCCATGAGAAGTATCTCGAAGCGGGTGCTGATATTATTGAGACGAATACGTTCGGTGGTGCATCTGTTGTACTAGCTGAATATGATGTACAGGACCGCGCTCGCGAGATTAACCTGGCAGCTGCTCGCCTGGCAAAAGAAGCAGTCGATGCATATTCAACACCAGATTGGCCGCGTTATGTAGCCGGGGCGATCGGACCTACGACGAAAACATTGTCTGTAACAGGTGGTATTACATTTGAAGAGCTGATTGATTCATATTATGAACAAGTGCTGGCCCTTATAGAAGGAGGGGTCGATGTCCTGCTGCTGGAGACTGCACAGGATACGTTAAATGTGAAAGCAGGCGGGATTGCCATCCAGAAAGCGTTTGATACGCTTGGTTGTCGTCTTCCGGTGATGATTTCTGGAACGATTGAACCGATGGGGACAACACTTGCAGGTCAGAATATTGAAGCATTTTATATTTCACTTACACATTTGAAGCCGATCTCGGTCGGCTTGAACTGTGCCACAGGTCCGGAATTCATGCGCGATCATATTCGTACGTTGTCTGGCATGGCCGACTGTGCAGTGAGTTGCTATCCGAATGCAGGGTTACCAGATGAGGATGGAAACTATCATGAATCACCACAGACATTAGCTGCGAAGTTAGCTGGATTCGCGGAGCAAGGCTGGATTAATGTGACGGGCGGTTGCTGTGGTACGACACCAGATCACATTCGGGCGATTGCCGATGTGATGAAGCAATATGAACCGCGCAAGCCAGGTGGGCTTACGACGCATGTTGTTTCTGGCATTGAGCCGGTCTATCTGGAACCGGATAGTCGACCGTTGTTTGTTGGAGAGCGGACAAATGTGATCGGGTCCAAAAAGTTTCGGGATCTCATCAAAGAAGGAAAGTATGAGGAAGCATCGGAAATCGCCCGTGCGCAAGTAAAGCGGGGCGCTCATGTGATTGACATTTGCCTGGCAGACCCGGATCGTGATGAAGCAAGCGATATGGAAGCGTTTCTCCAGTTTGTTGTTCGCAAAGTTAAAGTGCCGCTGATGATCGATTCCACAGACCCGAATGTGATTGCGCTCGCACTGAAGTATTCACAGGGCAAGGCGATTATCAATTCTATTAATCTTGAAGACGGAGAAGAGCGGTTCGATGAGGTGGCGCCATTACTGACGAAGTTCGGTGGTGCGGTTGTAG includes the following:
- a CDS encoding DMT family transporter: MWLAAAMITALCFGANNTIFKWSTSRRLSKVNIQFFFYFVAFLLTLAYGLQEGEFHTNWLSIIFGTLVGILNANGNIQMARAFEKGPASLTSPIIAANAILPVLAAGLIFNEQIPFLHWLGVFCMMGSVIVIQYTPGSKGGTQYGPWIARVLLAFVSFGVLGIIMKGSSSLHIHSLDMLVSMYGGGSVFLLFWLGRERIQRKEVQIGAVVGILSVIGYSCYFYALQTGTASIVFPVVSLNCLIVILTGCYLFKERLKLYQVCGICTALLGLVLTKI
- a CDS encoding HD-GYP domain-containing protein, with product MKKLHISSVKPGDKLAKTIYSETGHVLLGAGLELTDRYINRLEQMGIDTVYIEDKHTTDIIPEDIISDTTRRQAIQTVHKTMTNLLDQPQVKGRMSVPDMGQTFRDVFGSIMGDLSGRKDVLVNLANLHALDGYLFHHSVNVAVLAGIIGLAKGYNQNQMLDLGVGALLFDIGMTQLPKELWNKRGALTDEERSRIENHTEDGFNILRYQYDVSLLSAHCALQHHERYNGSGYPRQLREQQIHEYAQIVGLADVYDALTSHRSYRQHYTPNEATEYLFAAGNSLFDIELVKLFVKHIAVYPIASVVVLNTGQVGVVARVDPRSVHRPIIRITKERDGSEVASPYEIDLRNETNLVITRTL